The genomic window caaattataTGCAAGAgatctaaaatgttttatttgatgcGCAAGCATAAAAAAGTCTTCTAAGCATTGGATATTTAAGTCTGGAATAAACAGTTAAGAAtatgtgtgaaataaaatgttatctTAATTTAAGCCTGCTTGAAGAGAAATATAATTGAATCACtgggaaaatgtaaatatggtCATACTTTTGCCCTTATGatttgtgtgtaaataaattCACAAGACCATTTCATTGGTCGTTTAATCAGAGCCTATCCATCAAAGACaatcaaaaataacaaaaacaggaagtacaataGATATTTGTCATAGTGTTTAACCCAAGATGACACAGTGTCAGATGGTTTACCTGAAGTGTCTCCTGTAAAAATCTGCAAAAGTAGGAGCAATAATAAAGCCCCAGGCATCTCCATTATGGATCAACTCCACAACACAAACTTGCTGCAAAGTAAATGAGCATGAGAATTTATATCGCTGTTCCTGTTTGTAAAGGGACAATGAGAGCATTCAAGTGAAACACATAAATGGGTCATTGGGAACGTTGATTCATGTGACACCAAAAGAGTTActtattaataaaaataagacaaaaggATCAAAGTCAAACAGAACAGCACAAACAAAGCCCTGAGTCAATATATGTTATGTTTTTCTCAGGTCAGTGTTGGAGATTTCTTGGTCAGTTTACACATACCAGCGCTAATGTCCATTCGTTCCCACCTTTTGTCAACAGCTGGGACTGAAATGACAGAGAGtgtattaagttttttttttttttaacatgcacatttcatttcattaaagtTGCATTTTTCAGGGCATTTAACTGCATTTTACGGTTTTCATTTGTAGCTTTACTTAGTTTTACTGATCAAActtcatttatttgcatttctgGAAATTATGTGAACAAAAAAACGATCGAAAATAACAATGCACGTAAGTGGATTACCTTTCCCAACTTTCCTACttgattgtgtttttatcatattGACACATCACTTCTTATCATTTACTGGAATTACTGAGCTCCTTCTTGTATTTCTTGTCTATATTATTAGATTCACTTCCTCTGTTATGTTCATTAATCCAAGTTAAAAGGTTGACTCAGTGCTCCACTACAAGAGGAATGTGCTAATGAGAGTTTTATAACATTGTATGTCAGTAAGTACCTGTGTGCAAAGCAATTCAAACACCTCCTTTAGGGCTGGACATTCAAAGAGAAATCCTTACTCAAATACAACACTGCTATCAGAGTGTATTTGAGTAAGGATTTCTTTTTGAATGTCCAGCACACTGGCTCAAACACTGATAAGATACAAAATACCAAAAGCAAAGAACACAGAACATTACAACACATAACACTGGGCTTGGGTGAGTGTTAAGATCTGtgtcataaatatataaaaatattgcgACTTTCCTTATTGATGATATATGGTAGAGAAAGGCACTGCTGTAAGTCTTCAGTGACATGCTCTGGTGTCAGATGTGACTGTCCTTCACCTTACCTGACCAGTCCACTGACTCCTGCTCGGTGGTTTTGTTCTGATGTTCACATAGAGGCGatgttgtctgtttctctggTGTTCACAGACTCTTGACCAGTGTCCTTACTGTGTGGAGACAGTCAAAGAAGTTAAAAGTGTTTGTCCTGATTAGAGCTAAGGACTGAAATTCTAACACTGTCAGTTTAAGTGTCAATCACATAGGACAGCAGTAGAGGAAATGGAGCAGCAAACCTTCTCCGTTTCCATCAGAGTTAGATTTGTATCCTACCACAAAATCCTACTCCAAATCTAAAATCCTAATCCTGATACACATCCTGATACAGGCGGTTTTGTATCCTAATACAAAACTAACTCTATATCCTAAAACTCAATTAGTAACCATAATTTCCGGGCCTCTGGTCCCTTTGAGGGATCTGTCAGTCATGTTGGATGTCCTCTCTCACCACCCATTCAAGTCCATGGAAACAGTGGAGAGCAGTGTCTCTCTGTTATTACCACACTGCTTGTAAATTTAACCACAGCCTTGTGTGTTGCCAGTGACATGCAGCTCTAGCCTTGCTCTTTCAGCGCAACATCTTGTATCACACAGCCACCCAGTGCCTATTTAACCCCTCACAGGATTCCTGTTTTAAAGTGGGTTTGCTGGAAATATTAAAAAGTCAATTAGAGATATTATCAGTCATTATGAACCTAACATTGTcttaattagctagctagctacagctgataaaatctgcttgtgacagttgtcatttcaccctgctgctgccagtgttaCCTAGTTCTCTCAGATTCTGTTCAGTGGTTATTAATAATCCTCTATGCTTAGTCAGGTATTCACATAATGATCTATTTCACTCTGTTTATTCCATGATTCATCTGGTGATGTTTTACAgcaggctgttaaaataaaggagaaatacaggagaaaagcagcagaaaagtatcattgttttcatttttataatcaTAAAAATTGTGTTGTATTCTGTCTTCTTCTATAAGTCTTTGATTGTTGATTATTAATACCAACTttacaaagttaaaaacagtgaaaacagtcaGTGTTAAAGCAACATTGATTATGGATTAGCAATAGTACTACATGTGTGACTGACAGTGGGGGCTCCTCCGGTCACACaggctgaggctgcagtgaagaTAAATGTCTCTGTATTCACCCTGAAACTGGAAGAGCAGGGCAGAGAAACGAGCCTGCAGGGATGACCTCCTGTCGGCGGTCAGTGGGACACCTGGCAGAGAGGATGGAGCAGGTCATCAGGGTCATTACACGTCACTATACATTTAACTCTTCTTCATTTCCATTACACTCCACAAAGCCTCTGCTgatgatggggggggggggggggggggggcacttaCTTGTTCTGGATGAGAAAGTATCATGTGGGATCATCAGGGTTTGATGAGTGAGTGGCGTAGCAGTCCACCAGAACAAGTGCAAAGCTTGgatctctctcctctgacatgtgagataaaagacaaaagtaaaagcaaaagttaaaaacacaaagcaacatacTGTGACACTGGGCTGGGTGGGTGTTTTGTCATAAATAGATTTGCTTTTACATGACTCGCCTcagtaatgaaatatttttaatttaaaattttaatccATTGTAGCTATAGAGCAATTTCAGACACTGAAGATCGTAACCACCTTCTGTGTTCACTAATGGCCtctggctgatttttttttttttttttggcatttggcaTTAGAAACATCCATCATGAAACCTGTTTGTGAGATAAATCAACTATTCCAGAGGTTTCCTAGATTTTCCTGAGTTTTTTCAGTTGTTCTGTTGAGACAACTTCCCCTTAGGAGCATGAATTCGCGTAAACTATATTCATCgtttattacattttatccTCAGTTCAAGTGTACAGTTGTGTGACCTCGCTATAAACTTTTCTgcatacaaagacacacaaacacacatgcacacagatgaaaatgtaaacttttTATTCACTAAGAATCCTTGTATAAATGTGGTGATTTGAGTGTGATAGGTGAATTCATCAATTAATGGGTAAAATGGTGAATTGTTACTCTTTAAATTCAGATTTGGtctcacctgctcacctgtcaCAAGGAATGCTCTGTTAGTAAATCatatatattacaaatattatTTCTCTCATTACCTTCTCGttcatacaaaacacaaaaaagtccATCAAAAGTATTTACTTAGATGTCTGGTCCCATGTTTTGTGCAATGCTAATTTAGTGTTTTAATCTGGGAGATACCACAGTAATTTCCAGAGTCAGGTTTGGCAAATACAAAGTTCAATGCAACAATTTCCTGTAACAGGAAAAAGGGGGATATCACTTGGCCACTGGCAGTCGCTGTGCACTTGACTGCCAAAAATGGAGGTAGTTTAACACCAACAGTTGAACAGCCCAATAATCCCAGATCAGAAACTTCACCTATCAGTGTTGTTGCTACATTGCTTCTGTCCTtcatcagacattttctcaCCAGAGTGTGATTGGAAAGTTTCTGTGTCAGTCATTGAGGAGGTTCtctgactccatctgcagggCTGCCTCCACACTGTCAGTGTGCCTGAGGCCCTGCAGGTCAGCTGCTAGCAGAACCTCCAGAACAGAGGGCTAAGTgtttgagaaaaagagagagagaaaaaaatcagattcaCTTTGTTGGGTTGTTATAAGACCTGAACTCTGGCCCAAAATAAAAGATAGTCATACCTGCAATCTGGAAAAGACCAGTTGCACGTCTCGAAGCTTGAACTGCCTCAGCAGGTCCCTGAGCTCGCTGATCACTGTGTAATCTATGACGCTGACATGATGGCAGTCCAGGACCACTGACCTCGGAAGAGACACTGGGGGAGGCAATGACAAGAGACAGTAATAAGTAAATAACAGGAAAAACTGAAGGAGGAAACAAGATGTAAATGTCCTCTAGACATAGAATGATTAGCAAACAAATTCTCACCTTGCAGAGCCTGGGTGTGTATGATATGGCTGAGATGCTCTGTGGCAGGAAAACTGAGTCCACTGCTCAACTCCATCACCAGTACACCGTGATCAGACACCTGCACGTTGTTAACCACACAGATTTAAATGCTGAAGAGCAAGGACACTGGAGTTAGACATTGTCCCTCTTGAGTTAATGCGGAGAGCTGCTGGTCTATAGAGACTGTTGTTAATGGAGAAATTGGAGGGGGAGAGTAACATATGATATCATGGTATAATTTTATATTGCAATATCAATCATTATTGTGGAAACTGagaaactgtttcatttttgaCTAATCCAGTGAATGCAATCCCTGTAAAACCATACCTCATGAACTAAAACAAAAGTTCTGTAAATCTAATATTGTATTTAAACATTCCTGCTTGGTGATTTGCAAAGTAACTCACATTACCATAGATATTAAAAAGGGATGCTTATCTTGGCATAAACCGTTATAGGAAAAGCTCCTGTGTTTGAGCAAAGGCTTTCATCTCATGGCAAATATCATTACATTTCCCAACCCTTCCATCAACCAATACAGTGGGCGCACCGCCTTTTTTTCCACAGCGCTCTAGCCTCGAAAAAGCAAGTTTGAACCTTGTAAGCTCAGGTTTTGTTACAAGATGCAGTCTGTGAGACATGCTCTGATAATCACAGGTCTCTGGcctctgtgtaaaaaaaaaaaaaaaagacaagaagctGCTGTATCTTGAATTAAACTCTATGTTTTGCTTGGAGACATGCTTGTTTGGAGTTCTGGTTGGGTAAAGGCTGATCCAATGATGTGCTGTTTCTGAGAGATTTAATATGTCTCACAGTTTAAGTGTCATGGACTTGCTCACACACTGTCCTGTACAGAATATTTCAGTACCTTTATCTGGGGTCTGGCCATGTTGTACAGCAGCATGGCTCCTGATACAGCTACACCTGCTATGATGCCGTACTGCACCTGCCAGAAACTCATCAGAAACGTCACAACAAAAGGCAGCAGGTCCAGCTCTGTGAAAGACACACGAGCACAAGACTTCAGTTAAACAGACAGATAACATATGAGAAACACTGAAGTAAAAAAGTGAGCTAACACCTACTGCGTATCCTCCACATATTAGCTACGACATGGTAATCCACCATGGGAGCTACCGCACAGATGATAACAGCAGCCAGACAAGCTTTGGGGATGTAGTAGAAGACCGGCATGAGGAACTCCAGAGAAAGCAACACTATCacacctgcagaggagagaaggtgaAGTTTAGAAGAATTTCTCATTTCCAAAGCAACAGATGTAACAGATGTAGACCAcgatttaaaactgaaaaataaataaatggacatTGTCTTTGTGATTTCATTGGCAAAAAAGGTTGGTGTTGGTATTTCTTTAGTTTGTTCGATGAAGAGTATGTTGGCGGTGAGGTGGgctgacagtaaaaaaaagacaaattaatatacatcttttatgtgtgtgtgccctatttataatttaaaaagtaatacaTAAATTGTTTACGCTCACATGGCTGTCTCTTTAAGACTAAtactgtctttgttgtttttataatcTGCTAAAGCCAGTGTATGATATTTTCTTTAACACGTCTACCTCTGATCTCCATGACCACACTTGGACATCtcaacagaggaaacagagaaggaaacaggaagcagagaaacaagGGAGAAGTGGAGATAAAATATCACAGAGCACCACATGAGTGTAAGAGAGTGTGGACAGATGAAAGGAAAGCCGAAAGAGTCAGGACTCACTAGTGACGATCCCTCCAGCTGGACTGCAGACCCCAGTCTGGGAGTTCACAGCTGTCCTGGATGTGAGGAGAAAACATGACACATGTAAATatctgagctctctctctctctctctctctctctctctctctcgcacacacacacacacacacacacacaaacctcccaAAGCTGCCAGTGACAGGGTAGGCTGACACAAAGGATCCCATGATGTTAGTCACACCAATtgccagcagctcctggttggCATCGATCCTGTAGTCGTTCTGACTGGCTGAGGATTAACAGGAAGTCTCAAATCAGCCAACAGTCTGTGGAAACACTCACTCTTTAGCTGCCTAGGTTCTAGTTTTGGTATAATGTGTAgaaccatcatcatcatcaccatctcactcaaaaaatgtcaaccacgtcattaggattcatcctcaaTTTCATGGCAGCTCACTCAATAactgttaagatatttcagtctggacttaAGTGGTGGATTtactgacagactgacactgGTATCATTAGAGTCACAGCAACAACATGGCTAAAAACACTTACCAAAAGCTTTCGCAATAGCAATGCTCTCCAACAGGCCCATGATGGGAATCACAGCAAGCCCTCCTCCAAAGTCctgtataaaaaaaacacagacaagactGGCTGGTCAGCTGTGTTTCTTGAGATctggagacaggaagtgaaagttGCTACTCAATCATTTCGCTGAAAAATTAACTGACTTCTTCTTATTACTGTTCCTTCCCTTTCCTCCTTACCTCTACGATCTCTCCAAAGGAGACGACGGTGCCGTTGGCCATGGTGTCTGACGTGGGTGGGGGCCTGAACGGTGGGAGCCCCTGGGAAGTTTTCCCAGTGATTGTGAACACATGATGACCGTAGGCATCCCAGGAAAATGCTACGAGGGAGGCAGCCACGACCACCAGAGCGTTACGCACTGAGACcgagacagaggagaaaaagtttcaGAGAACAAGTGGGCCAGGTGTTGTGTTTGTAAAAGTGAAGCGCTGTCATTACTGTAGATGCTTGTAGAGaagacacccacacagacacacactcataaccACACAGGTACTGACTGGTAGTGACAGCCCACACTAGTTTCCTGGCGAGTCTGGAGCAGGGGGGCACATCTTCAGAGCCCAGACCCATCTTCATAAACATCAACATGACCAGCACGGCAAGACAAAGCAGACCCAGGACCACATCGCCTATCCTGGCCTCTGGGATCTTGTAGAAGGTGTAGTAAACCTCCAGGAAGAACTGGTGGGGAACATCTTTCAGTCCCAGAATATTCTACAGACAGGAACAACATGGGCACTGAGAACAGTTGTAGATCTGGTTAAATTATGAACACAGTGGGTGGACAAAAGGAGTTCTCTCTTTGGTCCTTAGATATAAACAATAATTATAAAATGAGTTAGCAAACCCGACTTAAtgaaaatcctttttttttaatgatattctATTTGTCTCCAGGTTTGGGACAGTAAGACTGTAGCAGCAAAACTTCTGAGTGTatttaatctcattttaaaTAGAAGGAATGACACAAATCTACCGGTAATTGGTTCCTTGTCAAAGCTAAGTTTAACAT from Lates calcarifer isolate ASB-BC8 linkage group LG5, TLL_Latcal_v3, whole genome shotgun sequence includes these protein-coding regions:
- the LOC108875652 gene encoding sodium-independent sulfate anion transporter; this translates as MDRPLLRRMSASGCCSYSTLKAWLPILSWLPRYKLKWLQMDLLAGITVGLTTVPQALAYAEVAGLPVQYGLYSAFMGGFIYTLLGTSKDVTLGPTAIMSLLCFSVVGGQPHRAVLLTLLCGLIQAVMALLRLGFLLDFISFPVIKGFTCAAAVTIGFGQVKNILGLKDVPHQFFLEVYYTFYKIPEARIGDVVLGLLCLAVLVMLMFMKMGLGSEDVPPCSRLARKLVWAVTTMRNALVVVAASLVAFSWDAYGHHVFTITGKTSQGLPPFRPPPTSDTMANGTVVSFGEIVEDFGGGLAVIPIMGLLESIAIAKAFASQNDYRIDANQELLAIGVTNIMGSFVSAYPVTGSFGRTAVNSQTGVCSPAGGIVTSVIVLLSLEFLMPVFYYIPKACLAAVIICAVAPMVDYHVVANMWRIRKLDLLPFVVTFLMSFWQVQYGIIAGVAVSGAMLLYNMARPQIKVSDHGVLVMELSSGLSFPATEHLSHIIHTQALQVSLPRSVVLDCHHVSVIDYTVISELRDLLRQFKLRDVQLVFSRLQPSVLEVLLAADLQGLRHTDSVEAALQMESENLLND